The sequence below is a genomic window from Streptomyces sp. V1I1.
AACTCCTTGCGCGGCACATAGCCGAGTTCGTCGTGGATCCTGCTCCAGTCCACGAAGTAGCGCCGGTCGTGGCCCTTGCGGTCCTCGACGTACTCCACCATCTCCCAGCCGGCACCACATGCCTTCAGCAGAAGGGCCGTCAGCTCCTTGTTGCTCAACTCGGTGCCCCCGCCAATGTTGTAGACCTCGCCGGGAACGCCCTTGGTGCGGACGAGATCGACACCGCGCACGTGGTCGTCGATGTGCAGCCAGTCGCGGACGTTGAGCCCGTCCCCGTACAGCGGCACTGTCAGGCCGTCCAGCAGGTTGGTGATGAACAGCGGGATGTAGGTGACCTTGAGTCCGAAGTCGGAGGCGTCGCCGACGGCTTGCTCGGTCTCCTTGGCCGTCTCCCCGACGATCATGCCGACTTCGACGATGTCCGCTGCCGCGATCGCTTCCAGACCGTAGAAGAGGATCGGCTTGTTGGCGACGGGCACCAGTTGTTTCGCGGACGTATGGGTGATCGGCCGCAGGCGCGTACCCGCGCCCCCGGACAACACGAGAGCCTTCACGTTTCCATCCCGGTGGCGAGTGTGGTCAAGGTGCGGTGGAGTCCACCGTGATGGCCAGGGAGGGACACACTGCTCCGCCTCTTCCACCGCTTCCGTCAGGTGCTCTGGTGGCTCGCTCACGCGCAACACGACGCAGCCGTCGTCCTCGCGCTGCTCGAAGACATCGCCTACGGTCATCGCACACAGACCGGCTCGGGGTCTCCGGGCGCCGGGGTCTCGGTACGTTCTTCGACGCCGGAAGGGCGGCGCAGTAACGCCCCGACCGCAAGAACGCGTCGCCGCGGCTTCGCCACGTGGGCCGTCGGCGTCGGCGTCGGGTGTGCAGACTGTCAGCGCCGTGCCCCCATCGCAATCCCGGCTCCGTGCGCCGTGCGTGAGCGATCGGAGGGTACGGCGATTGCCGTCATGACCAGGCCCGCCCGCACGGCCCAGCGCCCCTCGAATCCGGTCAGCACGGAGTCACCGAGCCGCCATCCGGGCACCAGCAGCTCTGCGGTGAAGGTCCCGCCGTCCGGGTCGAAGGTGATGAACGCGTCCTCGAACTCCAGCGGACGCCCGGTCATCGGGAACCACGCCTTGTACACGGCCTCCTTGGCACTGAACAGGAGCCGGTCCCAGGGCAGCGACGGTTCGCGGCGACGGCACCGGAGAAGCCCGGCACGCTCCCCGGGCAGCGCCACGGCCTCCAGGATCCCGTCCGGCAGCGGACTTGCGGGCTCGGCGTCGGCGCCCAGAGCGAGCACGTCCCCCTGCCGCGCCACGACGGCGGCGGCGTACCCGTCACAGTGGGTGATGGCCCCCAAGACCCCGGACGGCCATCGCGGTTCCCCGCGCGGTCCCGGCA
It includes:
- a CDS encoding 4'-phosphopantetheinyl transferase; protein product: MIDELLPDSASVAEIFGDPPAGALLSEEEPFVSRAVDKRKREFAAGRWCARRAMAGIGAPPAPILPGPRGEPRWPSGVLGAITHCDGYAAAVVARQGDVLALGADAEPASPLPDGILEAVALPGERAGLLRCRRREPSLPWDRLLFSAKEAVYKAWFPMTGRPLEFEDAFITFDPDGGTFTAELLVPGWRLGDSVLTGFEGRWAVRAGLVMTAIAVPSDRSRTAHGAGIAMGARR